A genomic segment from Nicotiana sylvestris chromosome 1, ASM39365v2, whole genome shotgun sequence encodes:
- the LOC104210732 gene encoding uncharacterized protein: MCAFFLRNGSKTLHHLCKNPSVEPLNFKNHIVHHQLQHSKVYSRLPQSFYRKNKELVDLSNPSFLAFFSGVSASASKVGFVGWYLEKLNSRPILTKSITCGLILTAADLSSQTIAGSLLTQYDLARTLRMAGYGALIVGPSLHFWFNFLSRCFPKRDVITTFKKIALGQTVYGPAINSIFFSMNAAAQGESSSEIVARLKRDLVPTVVNGLMYWPICDFITFKFVPVHLQPLVSNTFSYVWNVYLTYMASQEKVSTT, encoded by the exons ATGTGTGCTTTTTTCCTCAGAAATGGTTCTAAAACCCTCCACCATCTCTGTAAAAACCCTTCCGTTGAACCTTTGAATTTCAAGAATCATATTGTTCATCACCAACTTCAACATTCTAAAGTCTATTCAAGATTACCTCAATCTTTTTACAGGAAAAATAAGGAACTTGTTGATTTGTCAAATCCTAGTTTTCTGGCTTTCTTTTCAGGGGTTTCAGCCTCTGCTTCAAAAGTTGGGTTCGTGGGTTGGTACTTAGAAAAGCTTAACTCTCGGCCCATTCTCACCAAGAGTATTACTTGTGGCCTTATTCTCACTGCCGCTGATTTATCTTCACAG ACAATTGCTGGGTCATTGTTGACGCAGTATGATCTCGCGCGAACATTGAGGATGGCTGGTTATGGAGCACTAATTGTTGGACCTTCACTTCATTTCTGGTTCAATTTTCTGTCAAGGTGCTTTCCGAAGCGTGACGTCATCACAACATTTAAGAAAATAGCTTTGGGACAGACAGTCTATGGCCCTGCAATTAACTCTATTTTCTTCTCCATGAATGCTGCAGCACAAG GTGAAAGTAGTTCAGAGATTGTTGCCAGACTCAAGCGCGACTTGGTTCCCACTGTTGTCAATGGTCTTATGTACTGGCCAATATGTGATTTCATTACATTCAAATTTGTCCCCGTTCATTTACAG CCGCTTGTAAGCAACACATTTTCGTACGTATGGAATGTGTACCTAACGTACATGGCAAGCCAAGAGAAAGTCTCTACGACGTGA